A window of the Blattabacterium cuenoti genome harbors these coding sequences:
- the fabF gene encoding beta-ketoacyl-ACP synthase II — translation MEDLKKVVVTGIGSITPIGKTVEEYWFSLINGKNGCDLITYFNTKKYKTKFACELKNYDPSVFFNRKERRKLDPCAQYGIVASEEAIKNSGINFSKEERERIGVIWASGIGGLLNLEESISDYIHGGKHPKFSPFFIPKMLIDITAGFISMNYGLHGPNYATVSACASSSNAIVDAYHLICLGKANIMVTGGSEAAITQSGVGGFNALHALSTRNEDYKTASRPFDENRDGFVLGEGAGCLVLEEYQHAQERGANIYAEIIGVGMSGDAYHITAPHPEGKGIVLAMKSALQDAGIESKEVDHINSHGTSTKLGDIAEIKAIQEVFQENIHNININSTKSMTGHLLGAAGAIEAISSILTIKKGIIPPTINLFHIDKNIDPKINLTPNQAIKKEVKISMCNTFGFGGHNVCILFK, via the coding sequence ACTTCAATACTAAAAAATATAAGACTAAATTTGCTTGTGAATTGAAAAATTATGATCCAAGTGTTTTTTTCAATAGAAAAGAAAGACGAAAATTAGATCCTTGTGCACAATATGGGATCGTCGCTTCTGAAGAAGCAATCAAAAATAGTGGAATTAATTTTTCAAAAGAAGAAAGAGAAAGAATAGGAGTGATTTGGGCATCTGGAATTGGAGGTCTTCTAAATTTAGAAGAATCTATCTCCGATTATATACATGGAGGAAAACATCCTAAATTTAGTCCGTTCTTTATTCCAAAAATGTTGATAGATATTACTGCTGGTTTTATTTCTATGAATTATGGTCTTCATGGTCCAAATTATGCTACGGTATCTGCTTGTGCTTCATCTTCTAATGCCATTGTAGATGCTTATCATTTAATATGTTTAGGAAAAGCGAACATTATGGTAACTGGAGGGTCTGAAGCTGCCATTACGCAAAGTGGAGTAGGTGGTTTTAATGCTTTACATGCATTATCTACCAGAAACGAAGATTATAAAACAGCATCAAGACCTTTTGATGAGAATAGAGATGGCTTTGTATTAGGAGAAGGGGCAGGATGTCTTGTTCTTGAAGAATATCAACATGCTCAAGAAAGAGGAGCCAACATATATGCCGAAATAATAGGAGTAGGAATGTCTGGAGACGCTTATCATATTACAGCTCCTCATCCAGAAGGAAAAGGAATTGTTTTGGCTATGAAATCTGCTCTTCAAGATGCAGGGATTGAAAGTAAAGAAGTTGATCATATTAATTCTCATGGAACATCTACTAAATTAGGAGATATTGCAGAAATAAAAGCAATTCAAGAAGTATTTCAAGAAAACATACATAATATAAATATTAATTCTACAAAATCTATGACGGGACATTTATTAGGTGCAGCTGGAGCAATAGAAGCAATATCTTCTATTCTTACTATAAAAAAAGGAATCATCCCTCCAACTATAAACTTGTTCCACATAGATAAAAATATAGATCCAAAAATTAATTTAACTCCAAATCAAGCAATAAAAAAAGAGGTAAAAATTAGTATGTGCAATACTTTTGGTTTTGGAGGGCATAATGTTTGTATTTTATTTAAATAA